One stretch of Streptomyces sp. NBC_01142 DNA includes these proteins:
- a CDS encoding ABC transporter permease, producing MSTQPLSAHAELPSRIGLAQTAQHSLALAGRGVTRFMKSPIQLVDVILTPIISLLMFIYLFGDAMSGGDTDRYLQLVTPGVMVMAVFQASVGIGASLCADASTGIFDRFRSMPIARSSPLIGAVLADIVRYVVCLGTLVVLALVMGYRVETGPVATLAALALLVGFALSFSWISVYLGMLIKNPASVQGLMTILILPLTFASNVFVPTDKMADWLQAWSDVNPVSLVADAVRGLLNGGPVADSLVGTFAWMAGVIVVFFPLAMRAYRKNAE from the coding sequence ATGAGCACCCAGCCCCTCAGCGCCCACGCCGAGCTCCCCAGCCGTATCGGCCTCGCGCAGACCGCCCAGCACAGCCTCGCCCTCGCCGGCCGCGGCGTCACCCGGTTCATGAAGTCGCCGATCCAGCTGGTCGATGTGATCCTCACCCCGATCATCAGCCTGCTGATGTTCATCTATCTCTTCGGGGACGCCATGTCCGGCGGCGACACCGACCGCTACCTACAGCTCGTCACCCCCGGCGTCATGGTCATGGCCGTCTTCCAGGCCAGCGTCGGCATCGGCGCCTCGCTCTGCGCGGACGCCAGTACCGGGATCTTCGACCGGTTCCGGAGCATGCCGATCGCCCGCTCCAGCCCCCTGATCGGCGCCGTCCTTGCCGACATCGTCCGCTATGTCGTCTGCCTGGGCACCCTGGTCGTCCTCGCCCTGGTCATGGGCTACCGCGTCGAGACCGGCCCGGTCGCCACACTGGCCGCTCTCGCCCTGCTCGTCGGCTTCGCTCTCAGCTTCTCCTGGATCTCGGTGTATCTCGGCATGCTGATCAAGAACCCCGCCTCCGTACAGGGCCTGATGACCATCCTGATCCTGCCGCTCACCTTCGCCAGCAACGTGTTCGTCCCCACCGACAAGATGGCCGACTGGCTCCAGGCCTGGTCCGACGTCAACCCCGTCTCCCTGGTGGCCGACGCGGTCCGCGGCCTGCTCAACGGCGGCCCGGTCGCCGACTCGCTCGTCGGCACCTTCGCCTGGATGGCCGGCGTCATCGTGGTCTTCTTCCCGCTGGCCATGCGCGCCTACCGCAAGAACGCCGAATGA
- a CDS encoding UvrD-helicase domain-containing protein, whose amino-acid sequence MGRDSCLAEIDPAPGYWREEIAHVIKGRGIASFEEYATVPRRRRRASLRRPHRQAVWALYEAYESIRTERGVHDFNDVLSLALTEARRRTGPPRYAAVIVDEVQDLTLVGVRLLHALVGDAPNGLLLVGDGQQAVYPGGFRLSDAGIDVRGDRGQVLRTNYRNSKEILDAALAVVAEDAFEDIDGLRTPGRRDVDMTYHDGQVIRVSKSALDEHDQALLEALHGLPPGARADTAVLCPSMRAIGHYQRLLERAGISVCQLEHYDGRPVDAVKLGSYRRAKGLEFKRVYLPEHDAALSQSSAAGNEGLSETAHERNELSRSQLFVAMTRARDVLWLGSVNR is encoded by the coding sequence ATGGGGCGCGACAGCTGTCTGGCGGAGATCGACCCGGCACCGGGCTACTGGCGCGAAGAGATCGCCCACGTCATCAAGGGCCGCGGCATCGCTTCCTTCGAGGAGTACGCCACGGTGCCCCGCCGACGCCGTCGCGCGAGCTTACGGCGTCCGCACCGGCAGGCCGTATGGGCTCTGTACGAGGCATACGAATCCATCCGCACCGAGCGCGGAGTGCACGACTTCAACGACGTGCTCTCCCTCGCACTGACAGAAGCGCGCCGCCGCACAGGCCCGCCTCGCTACGCGGCCGTGATCGTGGACGAGGTCCAGGATCTGACCCTCGTCGGAGTACGGCTTCTGCACGCCCTGGTCGGCGATGCCCCCAACGGACTGCTATTGGTCGGTGATGGCCAACAAGCCGTCTACCCCGGCGGATTCCGCCTGTCCGATGCCGGTATCGACGTCCGCGGGGATCGCGGACAAGTGCTGCGGACCAACTACCGCAACAGCAAGGAGATCCTTGACGCGGCGCTCGCGGTCGTCGCCGAGGACGCCTTCGAGGACATCGACGGACTGCGCACGCCGGGCCGCCGAGATGTCGACATGACATACCACGACGGTCAAGTGATCCGTGTTTCGAAGTCGGCACTGGACGAGCACGACCAGGCACTCCTGGAGGCGCTGCACGGCCTGCCGCCCGGAGCTCGCGCCGACACTGCGGTGCTGTGCCCCTCCATGCGCGCCATCGGCCACTACCAGCGGCTCCTCGAACGGGCGGGCATCTCCGTATGCCAGCTGGAGCACTACGACGGACGGCCCGTCGACGCCGTGAAGCTCGGCAGCTACCGCCGGGCAAAGGGCCTGGAGTTCAAGCGCGTGTACCTGCCGGAGCACGATGCTGCCCTGTCCCAGAGTTCCGCGGCGGGCAACGAGGGACTGTCCGAGACGGCGCACGAACGCAACGAGCTGTCCCGCAGCCAGCTCTTCGTTGCGATGACGCGGGCTCGCGACGTGCTGTGGCTGGGCAGCGTGAACCGGTAA
- a CDS encoding glycosyltransferase 87 family protein, whose protein sequence is MTWPTGTRGRLLLVVGLAAAVGLFLATVPLHRDWFDLGVYYGTVDHWVHGGRIYDYLVPGTHYGFTYPPFAAVTMLPMTLVGWRSAVAISLLLNAVAAAAALYWSAASFVRRQGWSRWFTFAVAGCLFALLEPVRDTISFGQVNLLLLALVLADAWLLSTGRGRERFAGLGIGLAAAIKLTPAVFIGYLLITRRWRAAGTAGAVAICATLLALWTAPDASRVYWTEAMWDTDRVGSLAYVSNQSWQGVLARLTEPAAPSRTVWALGVIVLLCVWAWRVRRAVAAGDEWAGFALTGLTACLISPVTWVHHLVWLFPALAVLIDAGLRSGEGSVRRRRLLTWAVAIYVVLCSSVVWLWSWDATGIDGFLGSNTYVWISLGLLLALPLRESAVEIAVEESAHPGPHPEGSATMGACAHATKYPWESRQSAPPVSPTPPASRPAPSGSDGSPFPCCRAECGRCACSRSPTSTW, encoded by the coding sequence ATGACATGGCCGACGGGCACCCGCGGACGGCTGCTTCTCGTGGTGGGGCTGGCGGCAGCCGTCGGACTCTTCCTGGCGACGGTCCCGCTGCACCGGGACTGGTTCGATCTCGGCGTCTACTACGGAACCGTCGACCACTGGGTCCACGGCGGCCGTATCTACGACTATCTGGTGCCGGGCACGCACTACGGCTTCACCTATCCGCCGTTCGCCGCCGTGACCATGCTGCCGATGACGCTGGTCGGCTGGCGGAGCGCCGTCGCGATCAGTCTGCTGCTGAACGCAGTGGCGGCGGCCGCTGCGCTGTACTGGTCGGCCGCATCCTTCGTCCGCCGGCAGGGCTGGAGCCGATGGTTCACCTTCGCCGTCGCGGGCTGTCTGTTCGCCCTGCTGGAACCGGTCCGGGACACCATCAGCTTCGGGCAGGTCAATCTGCTGCTGCTGGCGCTGGTTCTCGCCGATGCCTGGCTGCTGTCCACGGGGCGGGGGCGCGAGCGGTTCGCGGGCCTCGGCATCGGCCTCGCCGCCGCGATCAAGCTCACGCCTGCCGTCTTCATCGGCTATCTGCTGATCACCCGGCGCTGGCGGGCAGCGGGTACGGCCGGGGCCGTCGCGATCTGCGCCACACTGCTCGCCCTGTGGACGGCCCCCGACGCGTCCCGGGTGTACTGGACCGAGGCGATGTGGGACACCGACCGCGTCGGCTCACTCGCGTACGTCTCCAACCAGTCCTGGCAGGGAGTCCTGGCACGCCTGACGGAACCCGCCGCCCCCAGCCGTACGGTGTGGGCGCTCGGCGTGATCGTGCTCCTGTGCGTCTGGGCATGGCGGGTGCGCCGGGCGGTCGCCGCCGGCGACGAGTGGGCGGGCTTCGCCCTGACCGGTCTCACGGCCTGCCTCATCAGCCCGGTCACCTGGGTGCACCACCTGGTCTGGCTGTTCCCGGCCCTCGCCGTACTCATCGACGCGGGACTCCGCTCCGGGGAGGGCAGCGTGCGCCGACGGCGGCTGCTGACGTGGGCCGTCGCGATCTACGTCGTACTGTGCAGCAGCGTCGTCTGGCTGTGGAGCTGGGACGCCACGGGCATCGACGGCTTCCTCGGCAGCAATACGTACGTCTGGATCTCGCTCGGCCTGCTGCTCGCCCTTCCCCTGCGCGAGAGCGCGGTGGAGATCGCGGTGGAGGAATCCGCCCACCCCGGCCCGCACCCGGAAGGGTCTGCAACGATGGGCGCATGCGCGCACGCTACAAAGTACCCCTGGGAATCACGGCAGTCGGCGCCGCCGGTCTCGCCTACGCCGCCGGCATCGAGGCCCGCTCCTTCCGGCTCCGACGGATCACCGTTCCCGTGCTGCCGCGCGGAATGCGGCCGCTGCGCGTGCTCCAGGTCTCCGACATCCACATGGTGA
- the mptB gene encoding polyprenol phosphomannose-dependent alpha 1,6 mannosyltransferase MptB — MPAVPLPLDTRRCQLLGLLGSAALAAGGVTAGALPVREALAPESGRAALGLVGAYFGLVLLVAAWALLGRAVRGPEPPDRRTLLLTLGLWAAPLLLAPPLFSRDVYSYLAQGAMVDAQIDVYAYGPSRLGGPLTAEVAPLWQHTPTPYGPVFLACATAITGFSRTEVSAGVLGMRLVALLGVAVMVLCLPALARRCGADPAAALWLGALNPLVLLHLVGGAHNDAIMLGLLGAGLVAALGRWPVTAAVLITLATLVKAPAVLGLLAVALLWGRQLGGRAGRLKAALAVLGVCAATTAATTALAGTGYGWIAALNTPVSPQNWSLTSSLGRLTGALLESADSGLAPFATPAWHLAGLAATALAVLIAWRRHHLLRPVYALGLSLTAVAVLGPAIRPWYVLWGLFLIAAAGPGTSVRRAVAVASAVLALAVLPSGFAPDRAQLALATCGGALAVLTLWCTHRIAGRTGAGAGTGTGTGTGTGPVGSTA; from the coding sequence ATGCCGGCCGTTCCCCTCCCCCTCGACACCCGCCGCTGCCAACTGCTGGGGCTGCTGGGTTCGGCAGCGCTCGCCGCGGGTGGCGTGACCGCGGGTGCACTGCCCGTCCGGGAGGCCCTCGCCCCGGAGTCCGGCCGGGCTGCGCTCGGCCTGGTCGGCGCGTACTTCGGACTCGTACTCCTGGTCGCGGCCTGGGCGTTGCTGGGGCGGGCGGTGCGCGGTCCCGAGCCACCGGACCGCCGTACCCTGCTGCTCACGCTCGGGCTGTGGGCGGCGCCGCTGCTGCTGGCGCCGCCGCTGTTCAGCCGGGATGTGTACAGCTATCTCGCCCAGGGCGCGATGGTCGACGCGCAGATCGATGTGTATGCGTACGGCCCCTCCCGGCTCGGCGGACCGCTCACCGCAGAGGTGGCGCCGCTCTGGCAGCACACCCCGACTCCGTACGGCCCGGTCTTCCTCGCCTGCGCGACCGCCATAACCGGCTTCTCCCGTACCGAGGTGTCCGCGGGAGTGCTCGGCATGCGGCTCGTCGCGCTGCTCGGGGTCGCCGTGATGGTCCTCTGTCTGCCCGCGCTGGCCCGGCGCTGCGGCGCGGATCCGGCCGCAGCGCTCTGGCTCGGGGCGCTCAACCCGCTGGTGCTGCTGCATCTCGTCGGCGGGGCCCACAATGACGCGATCATGCTCGGCCTGCTGGGTGCTGGGCTGGTGGCCGCGCTGGGCCGGTGGCCGGTGACGGCTGCCGTACTGATCACCCTCGCCACCCTGGTGAAGGCGCCCGCCGTGCTGGGACTGCTGGCCGTCGCCCTGCTCTGGGGCCGGCAGCTCGGCGGCCGGGCGGGGCGGCTGAAGGCGGCGCTGGCCGTGCTCGGAGTCTGCGCCGCCACCACCGCGGCGACAACCGCCCTGGCAGGCACGGGATACGGGTGGATAGCCGCACTGAACACCCCCGTCTCACCCCAGAACTGGTCACTCACCTCCTCGCTGGGCCGGTTGACCGGCGCCCTGCTGGAGAGCGCCGACAGCGGTCTCGCCCCATTCGCCACCCCTGCCTGGCACTTGGCGGGGCTGGCCGCCACCGCACTCGCCGTACTGATCGCCTGGCGGCGCCACCATCTGCTGCGCCCGGTCTACGCACTCGGGCTGAGCCTGACGGCAGTGGCTGTGCTCGGACCCGCGATCCGGCCCTGGTACGTGCTGTGGGGGCTGTTCCTGATAGCCGCCGCCGGGCCGGGCACCTCGGTACGCCGCGCGGTCGCCGTAGCGAGCGCGGTACTGGCCCTGGCCGTACTGCCCAGTGGATTCGCACCGGACAGGGCGCAGCTGGCGCTGGCCACCTGCGGCGGGGCACTCGCGGTGCTGACGCTGTGGTGCACGCACCGCATCGCGGGACGCACCGGGGCAGGCGCCGGGACAGGGACTGGTACTGGTACCGGGACCGGCCCGGTGGGGAGCACGGCATGA
- a CDS encoding ATP-binding cassette domain-containing protein has product MAYAIRAEGLVKKYGDFTALDGVDLEVPAGKVVGVLGPNGAGKTTTVRILATLMRPDAGHASIGGHDIVKDPVKVRQLIGLTGQYASVDETLSGAENLVLIGRLLGLSRRDAKARAAELLENFSLTEAARKPIATFSGGMRRRLDLAASLVGRPQVLYLDEPTTGLDPHARQEVWDVVRQLVADGSTVLLTTQYLEEADQLADSITVFDKGRKVAEGRPGELKRRVGGQILQVRPAMAADVPQVEQLLAELSGHSPAQDSGVLTVPADDPLLVAAVARRLDGAGITADELGLRLPSLDEVFLALTGHAPAVTDEQPVAV; this is encoded by the coding sequence ATGGCGTACGCAATCCGGGCCGAGGGACTGGTCAAGAAGTACGGCGACTTCACCGCCCTGGACGGCGTCGACCTGGAGGTCCCGGCCGGCAAGGTCGTCGGCGTCCTGGGCCCCAACGGCGCCGGGAAGACCACCACCGTGCGCATCCTGGCCACGCTGATGCGCCCCGACGCCGGGCACGCCAGCATCGGCGGCCACGACATCGTCAAGGACCCGGTCAAGGTCCGGCAGTTGATCGGGCTGACCGGTCAGTACGCCTCCGTGGACGAGACCCTGTCCGGCGCCGAGAACCTGGTGCTCATCGGGCGGCTGCTCGGCCTGTCCCGGCGCGATGCGAAGGCGCGGGCCGCCGAGCTCCTGGAGAACTTCTCCCTCACCGAGGCGGCCCGCAAGCCGATCGCCACCTTCTCCGGCGGTATGCGGCGGCGCCTGGACCTGGCCGCCTCCTTGGTCGGCCGGCCGCAGGTGCTCTACCTGGACGAGCCCACCACCGGCCTGGACCCGCACGCCCGGCAGGAAGTCTGGGATGTCGTACGGCAGTTGGTCGCGGACGGCTCCACGGTGCTGCTGACCACGCAGTACCTCGAAGAGGCCGACCAGCTCGCCGACTCCATCACCGTCTTCGACAAGGGCCGCAAGGTCGCCGAAGGCCGGCCCGGCGAGCTCAAGCGCCGCGTCGGCGGCCAGATCCTCCAGGTCCGGCCCGCCATGGCCGCCGATGTGCCGCAGGTCGAGCAGCTGCTCGCCGAGTTGTCCGGCCACTCCCCCGCGCAGGACTCCGGCGTGCTGACCGTCCCGGCCGACGACCCGCTGCTCGTCGCCGCGGTCGCCCGCCGCCTGGACGGCGCCGGCATCACCGCCGACGAGCTCGGCCTGCGCCTGCCCAGCCTCGACGAGGTCTTCCTCGCCCTGACCGGACACGCGCCCGCCGTCACCGACGAACAGCCCGTCGCCGTCTGA
- a CDS encoding ferredoxin, giving the protein MRLVVDLNRCLGYAQCAFLAPDVFTMHGDEALLYNPHADDAQREHVARAAAACPVQAILVDDLGDDPATVREGLSGVR; this is encoded by the coding sequence ATGAGACTTGTCGTCGATCTCAACCGGTGCCTGGGGTACGCGCAATGCGCCTTCCTCGCACCCGATGTATTCACCATGCACGGCGACGAGGCGCTGCTGTACAACCCGCACGCCGACGACGCACAGCGCGAGCATGTGGCGCGTGCCGCCGCGGCGTGCCCGGTCCAGGCCATCTTGGTGGACGACCTGGGCGATGACCCCGCCACGGTGAGGGAAGGCCTGTCCGGTGTCCGGTGA
- a CDS encoding BTAD domain-containing putative transcriptional regulator, with protein sequence MRVVLLGPIHVYADDGTPVEVGGVRLRMLLARLALEEGRTVSVDSLIDGLWGEEPPADAANALQALVSRLRRVLRGSAAVESASGGYRLSVRAEDVDVHRFEDLAARGRRALAAGRPDEAASLLGTALGLWQGAALADVLDAPFAGPVATRLDDLRTVAAEDRCDAELRLGRYGEVLADLEAAGAERPLSERVAGLRIRALSAAGRQSDALSVYEAIRKRLGDELGVDPSAELREIHLVLLRGELETPAERAEAAPSRLPARLTSFVGRDSELDRLAGQLDHSRLVTIVGPGGSGKTRLSLEAATRDRAHARRRIWFVPLAGVSAPDQLADAVLGALSSTDGRLYDAGQGQRTTPVERMAGLFGSGDALLLLDNCEHLVEAAAELTAELLEQIPELRILATSREALAITGEALCHLGPLDIPMGSPEPAEAAQSPAVRLFVDRAAGVRPDFTLDDSTLDAVVEVCRRLDGMPLALELAAAKLRSMSVEQIARRLDDRFRLLASGSRTALPRQRTLLALVDWSWDLLDEPERILARRLSVFPGGATVPALEAVCADPSLPAADIPYVLDALVEKSLVHTVDEGVGEPRYRMLETVRAYAARQLADAESGDAVTKRYAAYFLALAEEHEPRLRTGEQLRAIEVFDAEHDNLVLALRSVVDARDGNLAARFAGAMFWYWGIRGMSTRLDTYLEEAAGPGGPDSVQARDSVRAAGSERPAAEGESATAREFHPAVLLLRMSQASFPARVSGPGGTADQDPLDSPDPWVRASAHLARDFALTEQGDLVTGAESRIEALRGFEEVGDRWGLVMSLLPIGRDHSLRGEYPQAIATFERTVALSSELGTEDYLYLSKARLARERRRSGDLEGAFRDLHAAHRQARERGQLRLEANILVGLANVHRRAGDLAQSDATLDRLEALSARRPSLRELARDLIVSTRIENRLAEGDAVQARALLPEAAGALLGQGAGAALAWVAELLGGLGTLEGAPEEGARSLGMSQVMRGAFDWGEPERCELVDRIVTTLGEEGFKQAYEEGAAYSREDALRWLEAETLRAVQRI encoded by the coding sequence GTGCGCGTAGTGCTGCTTGGACCGATTCATGTGTACGCCGATGATGGGACGCCGGTCGAGGTGGGTGGCGTCCGGCTGCGGATGCTCCTCGCCAGGCTCGCCCTCGAAGAGGGCAGGACCGTGTCCGTCGACTCGCTCATCGACGGCCTGTGGGGCGAGGAACCGCCCGCCGACGCGGCCAACGCGCTGCAGGCGCTGGTGTCCCGGCTGCGCAGGGTGCTGCGCGGGTCCGCGGCGGTGGAGTCCGCGTCCGGCGGCTACCGGCTCTCGGTACGGGCCGAGGACGTGGACGTTCACCGCTTCGAGGATCTGGCCGCCCGGGGCAGACGGGCACTCGCAGCCGGGCGGCCCGACGAGGCGGCCTCGCTGCTCGGAACGGCGCTCGGGCTGTGGCAGGGCGCGGCGCTCGCCGATGTCCTCGACGCCCCGTTCGCCGGGCCCGTCGCGACCCGGCTCGATGATCTGCGGACCGTGGCGGCCGAGGACCGCTGCGATGCCGAGCTGCGGCTCGGACGGTACGGAGAGGTGCTGGCCGACCTCGAAGCGGCCGGGGCTGAGCGGCCGTTGAGCGAGCGGGTCGCCGGGCTGCGGATTCGGGCGCTGTCCGCGGCCGGACGGCAGTCCGACGCCCTCTCGGTGTACGAGGCGATACGCAAGCGGCTCGGCGACGAACTCGGCGTCGATCCGTCGGCCGAACTGCGGGAGATCCATCTGGTCCTGCTGCGAGGCGAGTTGGAGACGCCGGCCGAGCGGGCCGAGGCCGCCCCGAGCCGCCTCCCGGCCCGGCTGACCAGCTTCGTCGGCCGAGACAGTGAACTGGACCGGCTCGCGGGGCAGTTGGACCACAGTCGGCTCGTCACCATCGTCGGCCCCGGCGGCTCGGGCAAGACCCGGCTCTCCCTCGAAGCGGCCACCCGGGACCGCGCCCACGCGCGCCGCCGGATCTGGTTCGTGCCGCTCGCCGGTGTGAGCGCACCGGACCAGCTGGCCGACGCGGTACTCGGCGCCCTCAGCTCCACCGACGGCCGCCTCTACGACGCCGGCCAGGGGCAGCGGACCACCCCGGTCGAGCGCATGGCCGGACTCTTCGGCAGCGGCGACGCCCTGCTCCTGCTCGACAACTGCGAGCACCTCGTCGAGGCGGCCGCGGAACTCACCGCCGAACTTCTCGAGCAGATACCGGAGTTGCGGATCCTCGCCACCAGCCGCGAGGCCCTCGCCATCACCGGCGAGGCCCTGTGCCACCTCGGCCCCCTCGACATACCGATGGGATCACCGGAGCCTGCCGAGGCCGCGCAGTCGCCCGCCGTCCGCCTCTTCGTCGACCGGGCCGCCGGAGTCCGGCCGGACTTCACGCTCGACGACTCGACCCTCGACGCCGTGGTCGAGGTCTGCCGACGGCTCGACGGGATGCCGCTCGCCCTCGAACTGGCCGCGGCGAAGCTCCGCTCGATGAGCGTCGAGCAGATCGCACGCCGCCTCGACGACCGCTTCCGCCTCCTCGCCTCGGGCAGCCGCACGGCCCTGCCCCGCCAGCGCACCCTGCTCGCCCTGGTTGACTGGAGCTGGGACCTGCTCGACGAACCCGAGCGGATCCTCGCCCGCAGACTGTCGGTGTTCCCGGGCGGCGCGACCGTCCCCGCGCTCGAAGCGGTCTGCGCGGACCCGTCGCTGCCGGCCGCCGACATCCCGTACGTCCTGGACGCCCTGGTCGAGAAATCACTGGTCCACACCGTCGACGAAGGGGTGGGCGAGCCGCGCTACCGGATGCTTGAGACGGTACGTGCGTACGCGGCGAGGCAGCTCGCCGACGCCGAGTCCGGGGACGCCGTCACCAAGCGCTATGCCGCGTACTTCCTGGCCCTCGCGGAAGAACACGAACCCCGCCTTCGTACCGGCGAACAGCTGCGCGCGATCGAGGTCTTCGACGCCGAACACGACAACCTCGTCCTCGCGCTGCGCTCGGTCGTCGACGCCCGGGACGGGAACCTGGCCGCGCGCTTCGCCGGGGCGATGTTCTGGTACTGGGGGATCAGGGGGATGAGTACCCGGCTCGACACATATCTGGAGGAGGCAGCCGGGCCCGGCGGGCCGGATTCCGTACAGGCGCGAGATTCCGTACGGGCAGCGGGCAGCGAACGTCCGGCCGCCGAGGGTGAATCGGCGACGGCGCGTGAGTTCCACCCGGCCGTACTGCTCCTGCGGATGTCCCAAGCCTCCTTCCCCGCACGCGTATCAGGACCGGGCGGAACCGCGGACCAGGACCCCCTCGACTCGCCCGACCCCTGGGTCCGGGCCAGCGCCCACCTGGCACGGGACTTCGCGCTCACCGAACAGGGCGACCTGGTCACCGGCGCCGAGTCCCGGATCGAGGCCCTGCGCGGCTTTGAGGAGGTGGGCGACCGCTGGGGGCTCGTGATGAGCCTGCTCCCGATCGGCCGCGACCACTCCCTGCGCGGCGAGTACCCCCAGGCCATCGCCACCTTCGAACGGACCGTGGCACTCAGCTCCGAACTCGGCACCGAGGACTACCTCTACCTCAGCAAGGCCAGACTCGCCCGCGAACGCCGGCGCAGCGGCGACCTGGAAGGCGCCTTCCGCGATCTGCACGCCGCACACCGGCAGGCCCGCGAGCGCGGACAGCTGCGCCTGGAGGCCAACATCCTCGTGGGCCTGGCCAATGTGCACCGCAGGGCCGGTGACCTGGCGCAGTCCGACGCGACCCTCGACCGTCTCGAGGCGCTGAGCGCCCGGCGCCCCTCCCTCAGAGAACTGGCCCGCGACCTGATCGTCAGCACCCGCATCGAGAACCGTCTCGCTGAGGGTGATGCCGTGCAGGCCAGGGCCCTGCTGCCGGAGGCGGCGGGCGCCCTGCTCGGCCAGGGCGCGGGCGCCGCGCTCGCCTGGGTGGCCGAATTGCTGGGCGGGCTAGGGACATTGGAGGGCGCTCCCGAAGAGGGCGCCAGGTCGCTCGGCATGAGCCAGGTGATGCGCGGCGCCTTCGACTGGGGCGAGCCGGAGCGGTGCGAGCTGGTCGACCGCATCGTGACGACACTGGGCGAGGAGGGCTTCAAGCAGGCGTACGAGGAGGGGGCTGCGTACTCCCGTGAGGACGCGCTGCGGTGGCTGGAGGCAGAGACCTTGCGGGCAGTGCAGCGGATCTGA
- a CDS encoding GatB/YqeY domain-containing protein — protein sequence MTTLKSKLQEDLTAAIRARDELRSSTLRLTLTAITKEEVGGKTARELSDDEVQKVIAKEAKKRREAAEAFAQGGRTESAEREKAEGELLDAYLPKQLSDDELNAIVAQAVAEAKAAGAEGPRAMGAVMKIVNPKVAGRAEGGRVASAVKQLLAG from the coding sequence ATGACAACGCTCAAGTCCAAGCTGCAGGAAGACCTCACGGCCGCCATCAGAGCGCGCGACGAGCTGCGCTCGTCCACGCTCCGGCTCACCCTCACCGCGATCACCAAGGAGGAGGTCGGCGGCAAGACGGCGCGCGAGCTCTCCGACGACGAGGTGCAGAAGGTGATCGCCAAGGAGGCGAAGAAGCGCCGTGAGGCGGCCGAGGCATTCGCGCAGGGCGGTCGGACCGAGTCGGCCGAGCGGGAGAAGGCCGAGGGCGAGCTGCTCGACGCGTATCTGCCGAAGCAGCTCTCCGACGACGAGCTGAACGCCATCGTCGCGCAGGCCGTCGCAGAGGCGAAGGCCGCCGGCGCCGAGGGCCCGCGTGCGATGGGTGCCGTCATGAAGATCGTGAACCCGAAGGTGGCGGGCCGCGCCGAGGGCGGCAGGGTCGCCTCCGCGGTGAAGCAGCTCCTCGCGGGCTGA
- a CDS encoding metallophosphoesterase, whose amino-acid sequence MLPRGMRPLRVLQVSDIHMVSGQRKKRAWLQSLAGLRPDFVVNTGDNLSDPDGVPEVLDALGPLMDFPGVYVFGSNDYYGPTLRNPARYLLEKAQGRHGLNGNAPAVGVVHNPWEDLRDAFDSAGWVDLSNTRGRLKLEGYELAFTGLDDPHIKRDRYEEVAGGPEPDADLSVAVVHAPYLRTLDAFTADGYPLILAGHTHGGQLCIPFYGALVTNCDLDTDRVKGLSTHQMAGNVSYLHVSAGCGTSRYTPVRFACPPEATLLTLTARD is encoded by the coding sequence GTGCTGCCGCGCGGAATGCGGCCGCTGCGCGTGCTCCAGGTCTCCGACATCCACATGGTGAGCGGCCAGCGCAAGAAGCGGGCATGGCTGCAGTCCCTGGCCGGTCTGCGCCCGGACTTCGTGGTCAACACCGGCGACAACCTCTCCGACCCGGACGGCGTGCCGGAGGTCCTCGACGCTCTCGGCCCGCTGATGGATTTCCCCGGCGTCTACGTCTTCGGCTCCAACGACTACTACGGCCCCACGCTCCGCAACCCGGCCCGCTATCTGTTGGAGAAGGCGCAGGGCCGCCACGGCCTGAACGGCAACGCACCGGCCGTCGGCGTGGTCCACAACCCGTGGGAGGACCTGCGCGACGCCTTCGACTCGGCGGGCTGGGTGGACCTGAGCAACACCCGCGGCCGGCTGAAGCTGGAGGGCTACGAGCTCGCCTTCACCGGCCTCGACGACCCGCACATCAAGCGGGACCGCTACGAGGAGGTCGCGGGCGGCCCGGAACCGGACGCCGATCTGTCAGTGGCCGTCGTCCACGCCCCGTATCTGCGCACACTGGACGCCTTCACGGCCGACGGCTACCCCCTGATCCTGGCGGGCCACACGCACGGCGGCCAGCTGTGCATCCCCTTCTACGGGGCGCTGGTCACCAACTGCGACCTGGACACGGACCGGGTCAAGGGCCTCTCCACCCACCAGATGGCAGGAAACGTCTCGTACCTGCACGTTTCGGCAGGTTGCGGCACGAGCCGCTACACACCGGTGCGGTTCGCCTGCCCGCCGGAGGCAACACTCCTGACGCTGACCGCGCGCGACTGA